Proteins from one Bactrocera neohumeralis isolate Rockhampton chromosome 3, APGP_CSIRO_Bneo_wtdbg2-racon-allhic-juicebox.fasta_v2, whole genome shotgun sequence genomic window:
- the LOC126753203 gene encoding 39S ribosomal protein L10, mitochondrial: MSQLIRQVTLLSCRTPITQTQRFRGKINIQRPKAPHYERAKVLAAAQYLPAEVEEPKKKTTCFERRQREADIENPYIAVIAREVRNWFEHSRMVGFYHLNSIKADDLFALRVQLHKQNMHLKAYGKKIVQKAVEGTRFEAILPLFESNNCVVFSTQQQVSQLLRITRRVPQMLLMAGIVDERLLNRNEFTAYAQLPGLQAMQGELVQTLNMAAGNVVQQLETHQKNFVNVLDVYAKGEANENAPAKEANEEEKA; the protein is encoded by the exons ATGTCACAGCTAATCCGACAAG TAACGCTGTTATCCTGTCGTACACCTATCACACAAACGCAACGTTTCCGTGGTAAAATCAATATACAACGCCCAAAGGCGCCACACTATGAACGTGCCAAAGTGCTAGCTGCCGCCCAATACTTGCCGGCTGAAGTTGAAGAGcccaaaaagaaaacaacatgTTTTGAACGTCGACAACGTGAGGCAGATATAGAGAATCCTTATATTGCGGTAATTGCACGCGAAGTACGTAATTGGTTTGAACATTCACGTATGGTTGGGTTCTATCATTTGAATTCCATCAAAGCTGACGATCTATTCGCCCTACGCGTACAACTGCACaaacaaaatatgcatttaaaagcttatggtaaaaaaattgtacaaaaagcTGTTGAAGGCACACGTTTTGAAGCAATTCTACCATTATTCGAAAGCAATAATTGTGTGGTTTTCTCAACACAGCAGCAGGTGTCGCAACTTTTGCGTATCACACGACGTGTGCCACAAATGTTATTGATGGCTGGTATTGTTGACGAGCGTTTACTAAATCGTAATGAGTTTACGGCATACGCACAATTACCGGGCCTGCAGGCAATGCAAGGAGAATTAGTACAAACACTAAATATGGCAGCGGGCAATGTTGTTCAGCAATTGGAAACTCATCAAAAGAATTTTGTTAATGTGCTCGATGTATACGCAAAGGGTGAGGCGAATGAAAATGCGCCTGCCAAAGAGGCAAACGAAGAGGAGAAGGCGTGA
- the LOC126753202 gene encoding uncharacterized protein LOC126753202, whose product MEKFMTGRPQRNRRHSRRAWPPEDDLHQPRLVKRLFTPEIKRMLKDWLVRRRENPYPSRDEKKRLAVETGLTYTQICNWFANWRRKLKNSELERDKRSWGHLIKHYNTNARGNVEQFSISSEDSIWEEDELEHDEDMDKHSDDDEYESREGGISSGTEGANSSTGGCSYDSFVQRNGKMSCFMKNQTCDKRNVRTAVIESANKSPGNSVFYGGTITTQEQQPQIIEKPNPTTHTAKYKQKMMEKYLRDTHGTHSNSMAPQCDAYTVNDGFNNKQFDVEAAIHSGDEGDGVRNGDNAALSKWLQSAARFTPDKNNYFVEWNGKTGKMEQKQRIKQLRRITIVPANSGGVTRRQSIDTCPTQLELDAAEALANMAFNCRQRRRDGNHNGVRLQTVNAISS is encoded by the exons ATGGAGAAATTTATGACGGGCCGTCCGCAACGTAATCGACGACATAGCAG ACGCGCCTGGCCGCCAGAAGATGATCTACATCAACCGCGTCTTGTTAAGCGACTTTTCACGCCCGAGATTAAGCGCATGCTTAAAGACTGGCTTGTGCGCCGGCGCGAAAACCCCTATCCAAGTCGTGATGAAAAGAAGCGTCTAGCTGTTGAGACCGgtcttacatacacacaaatctGCAATTGGTTTGCcaactggcgacgaaaattaaaaaactcagAGCTGGAGCGCGATAAAAGATCTTGGGGTCATCTTATTAAGCACTACAATACAAACGCACGTGGGAATGTGGAGCAATTTAGTATATCTTCGGAAGATAGCATTTGGGAAGAAGATGAACTGGAGCACGATGAAGACATGGATAAGCACAGTGATGACGACGAATATGAATCACGTGAAGGTGGCATTTCTAGCGGCACCGAAGGTGCAAACAGCTCAACAGGCGGTTGTAGCTATGATAGTTTTGTCCAGAGAAACGGCAAAATGAGctgttttatgaaaaatcaaACATGCGATAAACGCAATGTAAGAACAGCGGTTATTGAGAGCGCAAATAAATCGCCAGGCAACTCTGTATTTTATGGTggcacaataacaacacaagAACAACAGccacaaattattgaaaaaccaAACCCAACCACTCACACAGCAAAGTACAAACAGAAAATGATGGAAAAGTATCTGCGCGATACGCATGGCACACATTCAAATTCAATGGCACCACAATGTGATGCATACACTGTCAATGATGGATTTAACAACAAGCAGTTTGATGTCGAAGCAGCTATTCATAGTGGCGATGAAGGAGATGGTGTTCGTAATGGCGATAATGCAGCGCTGTCCAAATGGTTGCAGAGTGCTGCACGCTTTACGCCTGATAAAAACAACTACTTTGTCGAGTGGAATGGCAAAAC cgGCAAAATGGAACAGAAACAACGCATAAAACAACTACGGCGCATCACCATTGTACCAGCCAACTCCGGTGGCGTCACGCGACGTCAATCCATAGATACCTGCCCTACACAACTAGAATTAGACGCCGCAGAAGCACTGGCAAATATGGCATTTAATTGCCGACAACGGAGAAGGGATGGCAATCATAACGGTGTGCGTCTACAGACTGTCAATGCAATTAGTTCCTAG